TTCCTGGTTGCGCAGGTTGGTCAGCGCCTCTGCCCTATTGACCGTATCAATCAAATCATCGTAACCCGATGCCAGGACAGCTTCAATTACATCGTAGCTGATGGCCTTGTTTTCCAGGATATTCTTAATCCGCTGCCGGAAAAATTCCAGCACTTCGGCAACAGTCTCCTCCTTATTTAATTTTGCTTCGATTTTTCCTTCATAATTGTCATATGCCCGTTTTACCAACGCGCTTAAAGAAACCCGCAGGCCGGAATTAAGAATGACATGACAGATTCCCAATGCCTGGCGCCTCAGTGCATAGGGGTCCTGGGAACCGGTAGGCTGGATACCGACAGCGAAACACCCGACTACCGTATCCATTTTATCGGCAATACTCAATATCTGGCCTGCTTTTGCTTCCGGTAAAATATCGCCGGCAAACCTGGGCAGGTAGTGTTCGAATATAGCTTCCGCTACCGCATCGGTTTCGCCGCTGTGCCGGGCATAGTCTTTACCCATTACCCCCTGCAGTTCGGGAAATTCATATACCATGTTGCTTACCAGGTCAGCTTTGCAAAGGTAGCCGGCCCTTTTAATGGTTTCCTGTACAGCGCCATCAATTTGCAGTGCTTCGGCGAGATAAGTTCCCAGCTTGATAATTCGTTCAACCTTGTCGTAAACAGTACCCAGGCTTTCCTGAAAAACGATTTTCTTAAGTTTGTCCACGTTTTCGGCCAAGGGTACTTTTAAGTCCTCGTCATAGAAGAATTTTGCATCGGCTAACCTGGCCCGGAGAACTTTTTCATTGCCTTCCCTAACCAGGTCATTATTAATGCCATTACTGATGGCGATAAACTTGTCCAGCAACTGGCCATCCTCTTTTTCCACGGGAAAATACCGCTGGTGTTCTCGCATAGGCGTAACTACCACTTCTTTTGGTAGTTTCAGAAAATCAGGTTCGAAACTTCCTGTCAAGGCAACGGGATATTCTACCAGGTGAACAACTTCATCAAGGAGTTCTCTAAAATCATCATCTTCCTTAAAATAACCGCCCGCCTGTTTGGTTAAAGCTTCTACCTCCCTGGTTATCCGCCTCTTTCTTTCCTCAGGATCTATGACAACAAATAATTCCTTTTCTATCCGCCGAAAATAATCAGCAGGATTGGCAATTTCTGCCTCACCTTTGCCTAAAAAACGGTGGCCCTTAGTAGTTCTGCCGCTTACGGTGCCGGCAACCTGAAAATTAATAACATCTTCCCCGTACAGAGCCAAAATCCACCTGATAGGCCGCACAAAGCGCATCTCATGATCAGCCCAGCGCATGGGTTTGGGGAAACTGAGCCCGTTAATCAACTGCAGGCAAAATTCCGGCAGCAATTCTGCCACATTGCGGCCTTCTTCCCTTTTGACTGCAAAGACGTATTCCCCGGCCCCCGTATTTTTAACTACCAGGTCTTCTACTGCTACACCCTGGCTCCGGGCGAAGCCCAAAGCAGCTTTTGTGGGCTGCCCCTGCTCGTCATAGGCGGCTTTCACGGAAGGACCTTTAGCCTCGCTTTCTGCCGATTCCTGGGTTTCCCCCAAATTGCTGATGCTTACCACCAACCGCCTGGGAGTTCCATATACCTGCACTGCTCCCTTTTCATCCGGCGTCTTAAACCTGTATTCTTTTATCAATTCGCCCGTTATGGCCCCAAGCTGCATCAAAGCATCATCCATAAATCTGGCCGGAATTTCTTCTGTCCCGATTTCCAGTAAAAAATCTTTGGCCATGACTTACTTTCCCCCTTTCTTCAATAAGGGAAAGCCCATCCTCTCCCTTTGTTCGACATATGCCTGCGCACATAACCTGGCCATGTTTCTCACTCTGGCGATATATCCTTGCCGTTCAGTAACACTGATGGCCCCCCGGGCGTCTAATAAATTAAAGGTGTGGGAACATTTCAACACATAATCATAGGCCGGCAGGACAAAACCTTTTTCAATTACCCTGACAGCCTCTTTTTCAAACATGTTAAAGGCGTTAAAAAGCATGTCAGTGTCGGCAATTTCAAAATTGTAGTGCGAGTGTTCAACTTCTCCCTGGTGGTGAACGTCGCCGTAAGTTATTCCGTCCACCCAGATGATATCGAAGACACTGTCTTTCTTTTGAATAAATGTAGCCAACCGCTCCAGGCCATAGGTAATTTCAGCACAGACAGGTTTGCAGTCTAAGCCGCCGCACTGTTGAAAATATGTAAACTGAGTGATTTCCATGCCGTCAAGCCATACTTCCCAGCCCAACCCCCAAGCGCCCAAAGTAGGGGATTCCCAGTTGTCTTCCACAAATCTAATATCGTGTTCTTCGGGGTTGATACCAATGGCCCGCAAACTATCCAGGTAAATTTCCACCACATTTTCCGGGTGCGGCTTCAAAATAACCTGGTATTGATAATAATGTTGCAAGCGGTTGGGGTTATCCCCATAACGCCCGTCAGTAGGCCGCCTGGATGGCTCTACATAAGCCACATTCCACGGTTCCGGTCCCAGGACCCGTAAAAATGTGGCGGGATTCATGGTACCTGCCCCTTTTTCAACATCGTAAGGCTGTTGAATAATACAGTTGCGTTCAGACCAAAACTTATTGAGAGTTAAAATAATGTCCTGAAAATTCATATAAACCTCCCCTTTTTGAAGTTTATAATTGACAATTGATAACTGATAATTGACTACAAGCTGCAGGGTTATGGTTAATTGTCAACTATCAATTGCCAATTAAAAAACCTCCCATCCCCGGCAAATTGCCAGGGACGAGAGGAATTTCCCGCGGTTCCACCCTGCTTGGCCAAAAAAACATTGACCCACTTTCTTTTCTGCAGGCTTTACTCAGGCCAGGGCCCTTTCCTCCTGCCGTTCAGGAGCGCCTTTCCCCGTATGCCTCTGGCCGGATTTCCACCACCACCGGCTCTCTTGGCAGTAAACATACGGCTACTTTCTCCCTCATCACGCAACATTATCCATTTTGATAATACTTTAGCAAATTAGATATTAAAAGTCAAGCAGGCAACTTAATGCCGGACGTCCATATATTCATTGGTCGGGTTATTGGCCGGTTTTGCTTCGTCTGAATTATTTTCGTCATCTTTCCTATTTTTCTCCAGTTCCAGAGTTACTTTGTTAGCCATGGCCGCAATGGTACCTATACCGGCAACAAGAGCTAACTGGGTGTTGGCCAAGGCCCCCAGCACCCCCAGCGCCCCCAAGGTAGCCGGTACTTCAAACAAGGTCTTGTCACCCTGTTTGACTTTTATCTTCGTATCAGTTCCCTTTTTTATATAGGTTTTAATTTG
This genomic stretch from Thermincola ferriacetica harbors:
- the glyS gene encoding glycine--tRNA ligase subunit beta is translated as MAKDFLLEIGTEEIPARFMDDALMQLGAITGELIKEYRFKTPDEKGAVQVYGTPRRLVVSISNLGETQESAESEAKGPSVKAAYDEQGQPTKAALGFARSQGVAVEDLVVKNTGAGEYVFAVKREEGRNVAELLPEFCLQLINGLSFPKPMRWADHEMRFVRPIRWILALYGEDVINFQVAGTVSGRTTKGHRFLGKGEAEIANPADYFRRIEKELFVVIDPEERKRRITREVEALTKQAGGYFKEDDDFRELLDEVVHLVEYPVALTGSFEPDFLKLPKEVVVTPMREHQRYFPVEKEDGQLLDKFIAISNGINNDLVREGNEKVLRARLADAKFFYDEDLKVPLAENVDKLKKIVFQESLGTVYDKVERIIKLGTYLAEALQIDGAVQETIKRAGYLCKADLVSNMVYEFPELQGVMGKDYARHSGETDAVAEAIFEHYLPRFAGDILPEAKAGQILSIADKMDTVVGCFAVGIQPTGSQDPYALRRQALGICHVILNSGLRVSLSALVKRAYDNYEGKIEAKLNKEETVAEVLEFFRQRIKNILENKAISYDVIEAVLASGYDDLIDTVNRAEALTNLRNQEIFDKLLRAYNRVANLANKAETEDIEPALLKEEAEKALYKEFLTASEEFRTYLKEGQYRQLFQRFALLQQPIDNYFEQVMVMVDDERIKNNRLALLKQITNLMLPIADLTKIVQ
- the glyQ gene encoding glycine--tRNA ligase subunit alpha: MNFQDIILTLNKFWSERNCIIQQPYDVEKGAGTMNPATFLRVLGPEPWNVAYVEPSRRPTDGRYGDNPNRLQHYYQYQVILKPHPENVVEIYLDSLRAIGINPEEHDIRFVEDNWESPTLGAWGLGWEVWLDGMEITQFTYFQQCGGLDCKPVCAEITYGLERLATFIQKKDSVFDIIWVDGITYGDVHHQGEVEHSHYNFEIADTDMLFNAFNMFEKEAVRVIEKGFVLPAYDYVLKCSHTFNLLDARGAISVTERQGYIARVRNMARLCAQAYVEQRERMGFPLLKKGGK
- a CDS encoding DUF4342 domain-containing protein; translated protein: MTVDLDLEKIDIIRERLDVSYREAKEALEKTNGDIIEALVLLEEQASENWSDRAQKKGEEVINQIKTYIKKGTDTKIKVKQGDKTLFEVPATLGALGVLGALANTQLALVAGIGTIAAMANKVTLELEKNRKDDENNSDEAKPANNPTNEYMDVRH